One region of Xyrauchen texanus isolate HMW12.3.18 chromosome 11, RBS_HiC_50CHRs, whole genome shotgun sequence genomic DNA includes:
- the exoc1l gene encoding exocyst complex component 1-like produces the protein MSSLLREEMDRVLFRPVGQKLKEFIEIEEQQQGRHFLCVSTKDKVAQISVVRCQRAKHSRSKKLQHYGLEDSYERTETWALQDLMILDGRDPDTDDPCFLMHFDSVRTITAVSCAAKYILARCLLSLSRKYHHTALKLRNFDLTYIQPTSMYSDRGDCMVLSQVCFYAFNLVCLSLCPVPLP, from the exons ATGTCATCTCTGCTAAGGGAGGAGATGGACAGAGTCTTGTTCAGGCCAGTGGGACAGAAGCTGAAGGAATTTATAGAAATAGAGGAGCAACAACAGGGACGACATTTCCTCTGTGTTTCTA CTAAGGATAAAGTAGCTCAGATCTCAGTCGTCCGTTGTCAGAGAGCAAAGCATTCACGGAGCAAGAAGCTGCAGCACTATGGGCTGGAGGACAGCTATGAGCGAACAGAGACATGGGCCCTGCAAGATCTGATGATTCTGGATGGTAGAGATCCTGATACG GACGATCCctgttttttaatgcattttgacTCTGTACGGACCATCACAGCAGTGAGCTGTGCTGCGAAATACATCCTGGCCCGCTGTCTGCTTTCCCTCAGCAGGAAGTATCACCACACAGCACTTAAGCTGCGGAATTTTGACCTGACATACATTCAACCCACCTCAATGTACTCAGACCGTGGTGACTGTATGGTCCTTTCACAGGTCTGTTTTTATGCCTTTAATCtggtgtgtctctctctgtgcccTGTGCCTCTGCCATAG